The genome window gagttttagtttttttctcaaaagtaatcatgagcaaaataataaaaaataattattatttcttgagtttaataataaaaagtataattatTTCTGACTCTGGATAAAAATTTACTACATCCACACTATGCcccaaatttgatttttaagtttatactGAATTCAAAAAGTTTTGTCGATGATTTTGTTTACCTCGCCGAAATAGCGCTTTTGTTCAAAAACttgaagtatattttatacttaaattactaaattatAAACTGAATTTTCTATTCATAtgctatatacataaaaaatttaacaattttttagcTATCTCTAGCTACGTTTTTTGATCAAACTATCTATTTTTGATCTTGAAATTCTGTCAGCACTGCTCAATATCTAGTAATTCCACTTTGGTCCTGTTTGCCACTTATACAAAAGCTCTAAATAGTTACACTGCTTCATAGATAAATTCTGCTGGAATGGAATATTTCAAAGCATGGACAATTGCTATGTATTGGATTTACTATTTTTAGGTTATCCATCTGGTAATTGAGGGAAGTTCAAgcttgtgtgcatgtgtgtatgtctggTGTAATTTTAGAGCTTGCGACATTAATTCCTGCTATGTACAACTCACTGGGCCTGGTTTTTGCCTCCCTTAGCATTTatcacaaaaatattaatgtacatatatgtacatatagtattAGTATAGTATAATAGTTTAGTATATAACTAACTAGTTAGTTGTTGTCATCAACTACAACACTcgtatttgtaattgtttcgTATATAAAGGTAAATAATTGCAGTAAATGTAGCAAATTCGTAAGCAATATGCTTTTGCCTTAATATATCATTATTATGCATCATACATTTATTCATGATGAGTTCCtacatacagtatgtcaaaagaataaaattcacatattttaaattgcagaAAAAATCCTTTTCTTAGCTTtaggtttttaaattaaatatttctatggttctaaagcaattttttaaaattgacaaaatttttaaaaacaactaaaaaacatgagcatttgttatttttgtcaaaacaattatttgatgTATTAACGGAGAAAAAAATCACATATCATTTGTTATGGAAAAAGGCCATATGCATTATAATAACCGAGGAACCGAGTCATTCAGTATCGGGaacttaataattatattttagtgtTGGTAAAAACAGTTTCTTGACACCATTAAAAAGttgtattttaagtttaagagCATTTAAGTCCAGTgtatcttaataattttgttcttatctacttttaaaaattacaaggaacgatgataaaataaaaaaaaaccatgaaAAGGTAATTTTGcacaatcaaattaaatatgtgaatttttgtttttgtaaatagaATAACTTGACATATTGTATGAAAATATCTTAAGTGTGCTTAAAATTTGTACCGAGCTAGCAAAAATACTGCTTGTGGGGTGGTACGGGGAGAAAGAGCATAAGTGCACGCGTTACATCTTACagcatagagagagagagagagagagagagagaaaggaatagatggagatagagagagattaAGCCTTAATGGAACGAACTAGCAAGGTAGAtagagagaacgagagagagaaagaggatTCTAAGCGTGTAAGGTAAGTATaaatgagaaagagagacagagcaaGAGCGAAGGCGAGACATCTAGGAACGTGTATCTAAAattagttgcagttgcacaaacatacatatatattagttatgcaagtatatgtatatctatatctatgcCGTTAAAGTTATAGTTTAGTTTGTATTACAAGTTATAGTTAAAGTCTAGACTAGCTAAGCGTATGCGTAGGCAAACTCTGAATGGCCCAGAGCGGCAATACTGGGTACAACTAGATACATATAAAAGTTTGACCAGGATTATTGCTCAAAGCTGCTGCTATCCGCCGACTGATGGCGCACCAGTATCTTGGGCTAGAGGAATTCCCGCTTCACGCCTCGCCCGCTGCCCGTTGGCGTTGTTGCagcgcttgttgttgctgctgttgttgttgttggcgtcaCCGCTGGGGGCGGCGTTGTCGCTGTGGGCGTGACAACGCTTGTTGGTAGCTGCTGTGCGGCCGTGAAATCCTCCTCGAGCAGGCGTAAATGTAACAACTCAAtagcagcagttgttgttggacTCGTTGCGGAGGCAGCGACGGAAACGGAGGCGGAGGCAGGGGCTGAGcctgaggcagaggcagaggcagaagcTGACGCTGTCACGCTTGTCGTACCAGATCCAGATCCAGATCCACTTACAGATCCGGTTAACGTTGTGGCCGCTGTGCCGTGTGTCTGCTTAGGAGGCGCCGGTGCTTTCCTGCTCTTCGAGCGTCGCTTTTTGAGCATCAGTGGCCCCAGGCCGTTGCCTCCTGCGCTCGACACAACCTGGACACTTGGATTTAGTAGACCGCTGCCAGCGCCAGCGCCGGCgctcgctgttgttgctcctgttgatgttgttgctcctgttgaTAGTGTTGCAACTGCTGTCGGTGTTGAGATGGTTATCACAGTGTCCACGGGCGTTGTTGTGGGCGTAATCGATGACGCACCACCGCCTCCCGCACCGCAACCCGCACAGATGTCGTCGCCGGGCGTTGTCTgcccgctgccgctgtcgactgcgactgcaactgGAACGGAGACTGCGACCTGCGGCGCCAGACGCTTCACCAGCTCACCGAGCAGATCCTCGATGCGTCCAATGCGCTGCTGCATACGTTGCAGCTCCAATCGCACATCCACCTTCATGTCCAGCACGGTGGCTATGAGATCGCGCTGCGCCAGCGTCGGTGGCGTCTCCCGCAGCCCCGTATCATAGGTATCCGATGTGGTTGCCCTCGAGCTGGCCATCTCGATCTGACGCTCCCGCTCCAATGCCAAGTTCCTCTCTTTCGGTCCACTCGCTGTCGCAGCGACTGCTCCGGTTGACCCGCCACCTGTTGATGGCAGGGCTGgagcggttgttgttgttgcaatcgATGCGCCGCCATCGATGACCACACGACTGTCGCGACTGGGAGGCGAAGAGTCCACCTCGCCCCCCTCATCGATGGTGTCCTGGCGGGCAAGGGTCGCCTGGCTTGCCTGCAGCTTGGGCGCCTTGGGAAATACCTAATATTTTGACGTTTAATGCGAGGGATGCATTGCAAGGGATGCATGGCATAGGCACAGGCAGAGGCAGATGCAGAGAGTTGACAGTTGGACAGGTTGAAGTAGGTGACAGATCGATAACGATGACATTTAATGGCAGGTACAGgtacagattcagattcagggTTCATTCGGTTAGGAGAAAAGTGAGAAAAGTGTTTTTGAgattgttgatttttgatttatagaTATGTTTGGTTGAGTTGAATTGtggttgttgatattgtttttttttattgttgcgcATTCAGTCATTAATTGATTGTTGTTGAGGTAGTGATTATTGTTTGTTGATTGTAAAGGTGACAAGAATTGTGCAGTATTCATTTccaattggttttttttttttgcaagtgCCGCGCCATTTTGagcgttttttttattcagcaTCCAATTCAAAATTATCGAATTCAAGTTGttcattgtttgttgtttgtagtAGCAAGGCAAgcaatgtttttgttgtttgttgttgtagttgcagttgtagttgttgttgattttgtacaAGAGAAAAGTGGtgaacaataaacaaaaatatatagaaacatATCAATCGATTTGAAGtcattgcaaaaatttctaaaacgAACTCGCAGTTAAACTATCGTGTTCAGTGCAAAACATGTGCatgtgcacacatacatatttacatatgcatTTGAGTATGTGCACATGCACATATGATTTATAAttagcagtagcagcaacagttttatttagtttttaattcaacttGGCATATTGGCAGAACGGCGATGCATTTTGATAAGAACTGGAATGAAATGAGCACGAATGAACGAATCAAGGCCTTGATCAGCGTTCATTGGGCTCGCTCATTCGTCGCTCGCTCGCTGCAAGAAAATTTTGATCGTTCATGAACTACTGAATGCACTTATGTTGCATATCATAGTATCGCAATTTATACTATACATCGCAGTTCAcgccattttgaattttctttgtGTGTTTGCTACCAATAGCAATAAAAGTAGTTGTTGTGATTTGTGATCGTGTGTTGagcaactaaataaattattagcaGTTAAACAAATGATCTAGAATAACTTACTTTGCTTAATTGTAAATGCTTTTTGATTATCGCATTGGTATTATGAACGTAAAAGTCGACAACAAATTCGAAACAacgaaatgaaagcaaaatggCGAAGAGAGTTGGCATCGAGAAGAAGAAAACATAACGAAAAACGTTAAAGTCGTTGATCATTAACGGTTTGTCtgctttgttattattgtttgttacTCATATTCAAaacaagagagagaaagagaaaaaaaaacaaataaatcatgTAACGAAAATCTTAACAAGAATTCAATTCGAACATAATTGTTAATATTCTGTTTATTACCAAGTTTATAAGGCATCTTAACCTGATTTAACAAAAGCATACGTACAGCACTTGTACCAATTGCAGAATTCAAGGGAGAAGGAGAATAGACGGACCTAGATTTCAGAAActgtaagagctagagcaCACACCGCATGCCgatcaactttaattttaatttttgtcacaCCCTTTCACCGGTATATCAGCGACTTTAAGAGTTGGACACAACAAATGTGATGCACAGAAGCATTTTATCCATAAAGACATTaagaagttttttaaattttgcaggTTCACTTTTGTCTAAACCGGAAAAACTCCACCTCTGGATAAATATAGGAAAATTGTGATGGTTATTTTATCGCGTGCGCCTAAGTGTATGCAGTACTTTTAAAACCGCTGAACTCTATTTGAATTTACTAACGAGTGTCTTATAGCTGGAGACTCAACGTGTAGGACAGCTTGATATCATTTCAACCGACTCAAGTTGTGGTACAAACTTGGTAAGCAAGAATACGAGTATTAAAGTTTCTTGtttagatttttgttgttattgttaatgcATGTACGAGTAGTTTAgtatatttgttgtattttgcgtttgatttgatttacgGTAGTTGGTAATTACTTTATTGCCTTGTCCACCATTGCTACTCGAAGTACTACTCTGCCTCGCTTGGGCAGTGCTCTCACGCAGACTTTCGCGGGCGCTCAAACTTCTCGAGACGGCTACCTTGGCGCTAGTATCGCTAGCTGAATCGACACTTGAACTGCCCAGAAGGCGTCCCCATTTGCTAGCACGGGTACTACGTGCAGATGGTGGACCCGATGAGGGCGAGGGTGATGGCGATGGTGAGGGTACGGCGGCGGTTGTTAGGATGCGTGAGTCCTCGGTTAATGTTAGTTTAGCAGGTAGCTTCTTGGATAGGTtggttttttatgttttgtttttgttttaggtTTAGTTTAAGTTTAACGAGCAATTTGAGGTTAaaccaatttgtttttttttttttttttatgagcatGTACgaatagaaagagaaagagagagggagagaaaaaaataGGAGAGTTGCGTGTGTGTTGATGGAGAACAGACATAGAAAtttggagtcggagtcggaatCGGATACGGTTACGGAATTGGTATAGGGAATATTTGAGCAAAGAATTGTGTGGGAGGCAGTTTTGTTGATGTATTATTGGTGTTGGTTCAGTGTTGCACAACGCATGTTGTGTGAATGGGGAAAGGTAAAagataaattacaaatttttcgttagtaattttgtttattaagaaTTTCAATTCAGCCAAATTCGATAAGCATTCGCAATATAACGAAACGGTACAGTTACACAACAAGTAGAAGATGAGAGGTGAgttaaaagagagagagagagagagattgcgTGAATTTGATGGTGAATTTTAAAGAGAGCAGCGCAACGGAAGAGCGGTGACAACATCGACAGCGAGCGTGAATGTGagagagtgtatgtgtgtgtgagagagagggagtcaTTTTGATGTTGACAATTACAGCGTAAGCATGTTAAAGGAAGACAAAGAAAGACATACAACGAGCATAAGTCACTTGTAtgcatattataaatacatatatcaataatactgtatgttattgttaacAACTAATGGTTAACAGTTATTGGTAGcggtaacagtaacagtaacggTAAACTCTTAACGGTGCCAGCTTGGCCACATGGCCCAACAAACCTGAGCTATGGCTGTGGCTGAGCTGTGTGTGGATTAGTAACGATATTTATGCTTCATTGAAAAAATAACATCGTTAGTTTAATTACTTTGTTAACATTAAATGCGGCTGGTATATACACATCaagtaaatacatacactTACACTATGATAACTCAAACGAAACACAATACAAATGAAACTGAAAGCGtcgctaaaaataaaagctcgATCGAATTTCGAGCATATTGTCAGTGCCATAAACTATCAAAAGTTTTACAACACTTAAATATGTCAATTCGTAACGAGATTCAAGTGAAGGCGTCACACAAAGTTTACAGTACActtcttaaataaaaggaaagaaagacatacagtttgtcaattaattgtttgcaaaatgaaaaatggaaCACAAATTCAACTTTAACTACAGAATTTATTCAGATAGGCACAGTTTTccagtatttttcttttacagTTGTATGTATTAAActattacttatatatatataaaaaaaaaataacaaaaattaattcaataacaaaaataaaacaaaacaaacaataaatggCATATTTCAGcgtgtcaagtaattgtttgcaAAATGCTAACAAAATTCGAACAGTGCCTTGAAACAAACCAACGGTACTTCTAACGGGGCTTTTTCCGGGAATTTGAATGTGCTATGCGTCTTTGCAATGCATTGTGTATTGCTTACATTTGATTTTGACTTCGACAGCGTGCATAATTAGCTTTAAATAACGTTTTTGACAATGCCTGGAAAGCGAACAAGtgataattttatacaattaatttattacaattatcaTCAAGGCAAAACAGCTAAGGACTTGGCCAATGAATTTAATATCAAGCTGCGGACAGTCTACAATATAATAAAGCGTGCAGAGAAGGAAAATAGACTGGAGTTGAGGCACTCAGGAGGCAGGCCATCGAAGCTGAATCGGCGCGAGCAGTCAATAATATTGAAGGAAGTCACCAATAACCCCCAAATAAGCTTGAGAGTGTTGGCCGATACTTTGAAAAATGACTGCAATAAGAACGTGAGCCACGAAACTGTTCGTAAGGTCCTCAACCTTCACAAGTACTCCTCCCGTGTGGCAAGAAAGAAGCCATTGCTTTCTGCAACAAATATTGAGAGACGTTTGACATTTGCTTATGGTCACCAAAATAAGCCAGCGGACTACTGGGACgatgttattttttgtgatgagacaaaaataatgttatattGTCACGATGGACCGAACAAAGTTTGGCGCAAACCCAAAACAGCGCTGCTACAGAAGAACATAGTCCCAACGGTGAAGTTTGGCAAGCTCTCCGTTATGGTGTGGGGTTGTTTTTCATCAAAAGGTGTGGGAGTGctgcacatttttaatgatgtAATGACCAAGGAGTACTATTTGGATATCCCTAAAAAGAAGCTTACGACAAGTGCCCCaaattttggcttttttgACCCCCAAAACCCAAATAAGCTAAAATACAAACTGTATCAGGACAACGATCCGAAACATAAATCTCTACTGTGCCGGACCTGGGCACTGTACAATTGCAGCAAGGTTATAGATACCCCTGCCCAGAGTCCAGACTTGAACCCCATCGAAAATTTGTGGGCGTTTTTGAAAAATAGGGTAGCTAAACGGAGCCCAACCAGCAAAAGTGCTCTAATTAAAGCGATTCAAGAGGAATGGTCACATCTTCCTGATTTATACGACATGGAGGCACTTGTTCAGTCCATGTCGCGGCGGATTCAAGCCTTAATAGACTCTAATAGCCTGCACACAAAAAATTAGccgattttttttctaaattttttagttttagccATTTTTGCAAACAGCGCTAAGATTTtgcaaacaattacttgacacgCTGAAATATGccatttattgtttgttttgttttatttttgttattgaattaatttttgttattttttttttatatatatataagtaatagTTTAATACATACAActgtaaaagaaaaatactggAAAACTGTGCCTATCTGAATAAATTCTGTAGTTAAAGTTGAATTTGTGttccatttttcattttgcaaacaattaattgacaaactgtatgtacatacataggCTTTTGTGTGCGCTTTCagtaataatatgaaaaatgaaccacgaaaacaacaaacaaaatatgcgTTAACGGTTACGTATCACAACACATTAAAACACAGACGAAAGCATTATATAATCGGTTAACGATTTACGAAAATATAGAACACGAGAACAGAAcaacaaatggaaatggagcAAGCGGAATGAGGGAATAATACGGAACTTTATGGAACTCACCTTGGTGCGTTCGACCTCGCCATCGCCTTTCTCAACATCACTTTGGCCGGATCCGACGAGCTCCTTGCTGCCGGCTTGTACCTGCGGTGTACGCCGGAATTTGGAGAAGATTTTACGGACGAGATGATCCTGATTCTGGGGCAATTGCGGCTCGTTCTTACGCCGTTCGGCCAATTCTTTTTCGCGCTTCACATCGGCCACCTTGCGAAAAATCAGTCGATGTCTGAGATTGTAGGTGAGCACCAGATTGCGTGCAAAGCTATTCGCAAATGCCGAATAGAAATCGAGGACTTCGAGCAATTTATCACGTTTGATGGCATGCAAATCACAATAGGTCAGGGCACGCACATTGGCGGCACTCTGGCCAACGGCCGAGTCCTTCCAGAATTGATCGCCGAAGACGTCGCCTTTGccttaatgaatttaaaaataagaccATGTCTAAAGTGTTGAGTAATGGTTTTTTTTGCAATCGAGATTTATAGCGAGATtccacaaaattttttttttcgtcactAACAGCATCAGCATTTTCGTTTAAATGCCACAAAACTATTAGATTTTCGcctgattttgtattttattttgataatcaAGATATCAACCCCTTTTTGCAAAAGTATCGTATCTtacaaaaagtaaattattcaGGAGAcgttattttcagttttctccGGCTTTGGTGAAGCCATCGCTTCCAAATTTAAACTGTAGCTTAATGTTGAGCTTCTTCaattgttacaaaaaaaaaaaagtacaaaaaatgtatagttttgatataataaattattttctacacATACGATACATCTGtgcttataataaaaatagaactaatgaagaaaatgtatataacttttaagctttacaaaattaaacttttttttcaagttatttatttaagtatatttcctttaattacaatattcaACTGAATTCAATTATATTCAACCGATTCGCCCAAGTCAGTTTTGATATTGTTTGAATGCTTAAGACTTAGGTATTCCCCTTGATATTTTGGgagaataatatttaaaaaaataaaatttgtaaacagCATACTCCAAATTTTCTCAGTCTATTTTGTGAGGCttaattggaaaatatttttcgcattttaataacagtataatttaatttaatgcattcGATGAAAAAAGGAATAGAATTGGAAAAAAGGAATATAATTGGCTGCTTATTAAAGAAAGATGTAAGAAAAATGAGCCAAAAATATTCACATTCATCTTTGgtcttcaaaataaattttctgtaaatttCGTATTGAACAAACGATAATTTTCAGCTCattcaaaaaaacaatttcacatACGTTAAAATTTGCAATGAGATTTTGGCATAATTATAGCCATTTCTGCTATAATATTTTACCAGGCGGTGCGTTTGGAGGTTTAGAACAAAATTGCATTAGAAAAGTGGATTATGGAAACATACGATAACGGTAACTTTCGCAAAAAGGGGTcgatatattatattatattttttttctgaatagGCTTTCAAATTCTggaaatttcgaaattaaGAAATACTAAATAGTGGAAACTCGCTATAGCAATCGTTTACTTACCCAATATTGCCACAACCTCATCATCCTGTATAACCTCCAAGCTGCCAGTCACAATGAAACAAAGGCTATCGATACTCTCGCCAGTGTGATAAAGGAGATCCCCCGGCGCCGAATGGGACATCATGAAATGCATCGCTAATGCGCGAAGACAACCATCCGAGGCCAGACGAAATGCTGGATGCTCGTTAAATACTTTGCGATTTAGATGAACACATATGTCAGCCTTCATATCTTTCGGACAATAGTTTAGTACCTGCGAATTGTGAATGAGTTGGCGAGTTGCGAGTTGCCCAGTTTGTTACTCTTCTTCATTTTCTATTcattttggttgttttttgttcaagTAACCCGCAAATCCCGCAAACCACGCTACACCCGTAATAACGCCCACTCGATAACCCGCCCCTGAAAAGTGGCGGGAGGGGCGGGCGGTGGAAAAGTGCTTTAGTTCTTCAATGGGCGAATGTTTTGAAACTTGCCCacactaacttaaaaaatatatgaggTGCTAGCTTATGGACAAGTACGTACATTGACATACAGCTAAGACTTTGACTTGCCTTCATTCTATATAGATTATAGATAAtggacatacatacatacacacacacacacacacacacacacaaacatacagacagagacatcaacacacgcacactcactaTACACTATAATACACATACAACATTAAACAGTTTACAAAAGACCTCGCGTTTCTGGGCTTCTGTTTTGACTTGTGTATACTGTATGaaggtgtttgtgtgtgtatggaagtgtgtgggtgtgcatgtgtgtatatgtgggTGGTTGGGTTGACTCAAGACGCACAACTCTACGGTCTGACTTTTAATGTCAACTATTATTTTAGTTCGCCTGgaactgaagctgaaactgaaactggagcTGGGACACTTCTGGCTATCTATCTTTTATTCTTGCTTTCTTTGTGTcctttttctttcatttgtttataCCCTTGCATAGTATACGTGTATTTTGACAGACATGACAATCCCCATTCTGAATATGAATTGAGTCCAACTCTTCGTCTTTCTCAAAGtctgttaattttaaagctatgtGGTTGAAACTTGGAACaactgcatttgtttttgaggCACACAGCTTATAGTTTAACGTTACTAAAAGCTTAAAGCACAATTAGTTAATTGCATATGAGACTAACTTTTTAAGACTAACAtttcatatgcaaaaaaaattggtgATCTTagcttgtttttttaaatataagtatttaaaaccGTCAGTAACGTTACGATAACAGTGGCCATGACCAAATATGGAAATACATCAGATCGGATCACTAAAAAACTATAGCTTCCATAGGAAAGATTTATTGGAGCTTAAGTTATTGTACGAAAAcattgattgttttttttttatgccaacaaa of Drosophila innubila isolate TH190305 chromosome X, UK_Dinn_1.0, whole genome shotgun sequence contains these proteins:
- the LOC117793524 gene encoding potassium voltage-gated channel protein eag isoform X2 — protein: MPGGRRGLVAPQNTFLENIIRRSNSQPDSSFLLANAQIVDFPIVYCNESFCKISGYNRAEVMQKSCRCGFMYGELTDKETVGRLEYTLENQQQDQFEILLYKKNNIQCGCALSQFGKAQNQETPLWLLLQVAPIRNERDLVVLFLLTFRDITALKQPIDSEDTKGVLGLSKFAKLARSVTRSRQFSAHLPTLKDPTKQSNLAHMMSLSADIMPQYRQEAPKTPPHILLHYCAFKAIWDWVILCLTFYTAIMVPYNVAFKNKTSEDVSLLVVDSIVDVIFFIDIVLNFHTTFVGPGGEVVSDPKVIRMNYLKSWFIIDLLSCLPYDVFNAFDRDEDGIGSLFSALKVVRLLRLGRVVRKLDRYLEYGAAMLILLLCFYMLVAHWLACIWYSIGRSDADNGIQYSWLWKLANVTQSPYSYIWSNDTGPELVNGPSRKSMYVTALYFTMTCMTSVGFGNVAAETDNEKVFTICMMIIAALLYATIFGHVTTIIQQMTSATAKYHDMLNNVREFMKLHEVPKALSERVMDYVVSTWAMTKGLDTEKVLNYCPKDMKADICVHLNRKVFNEHPAFRLASDGCLRALAMHFMMSHSAPGDLLYHTGESIDSLCFIVTGSLEVIQDDEVVAILGKGDVFGDQFWKDSAVGQSAANVRALTYCDLHAIKRDKLLEVLDFYSAFANSFARNLVLTYNLRHRLIFRKVADVKREKELAERRKNEPQLPQNQDHLVRKIFSKFRRTPQVQAGSKELVGSGQSDVEKGDGEVERTKLPAKLTLTEDSRILTTAAVPSPSPSPSPSSGPPSARSTRASKWGRLLGSSSVDSASDTSAKVAVSRSLSARESLRESTAQARQSSTSSSNGGQGNKVFPKAPKLQASQATLARQDTIDEGGEVDSSPPSRDSRVVIDGGASIATTTTAPALPSTGGGSTGAVAATASGPKERNLALERERQIEMASSRATTSDTYDTGLRETPPTLAQRDLIATVLDMKVDVRLELQRMQQRIGRIEDLLGELVKRLAPQVAVSVPVAVAVDSGSGQTTPGDDICAGCGAGGGGASSITPTTTPVDTVITISTPTAVATLSTGATTSTGATTASAGAGAGSGLLNPSVQVVSSAGGNGLGPLMLKKRRSKSRKAPAPPKQTHGTAATTLTGSVSGSGSGSGTTSSAPASASVSVAASATSPTTTAAIELLHLRLLEEDFTAAQQLPTSVVTPTATTPPPAVTPTTTTAATTSAATTPTGSGRGVKREFL
- the LOC117793524 gene encoding potassium voltage-gated channel protein eag isoform X3 yields the protein MPGGRRGLVAPQNTFLENIIRRSNSQPDSSFLLANAQIVDFPIVYCNESFCKISGYNRAEVMQKSCRYVCGFMYGELTDKETVGRLEYTLENQQQDQFEILLYKKNKTPLWLLLQVAPIRNERDLVVLFLLTFRDITALKQPIDSEDTKGVLGLSKFAKLARSVTRSRQFSAHLPTLKDPTKQSNLAHMMSLSADIMPQYRQEAPKTPPHILLHYCAFKAIWDWVILCLTFYTAIMVPYNVAFKNKTSEDVSLLVVDSIVDVIFFIDIVLNFHTTFVGPGGEVVSDPKVIRMNYLKSWFIIDLLSCLPYDVFNAFDRDEDGIGSLFSALKVVRLLRLGRVVRKLDRYLEYGAAMLILLLCFYMLVAHWLACIWYSIGRSDADNGIQYSWLWKLANVTQSPYSYIWSNDTGPELVNGPSRKSMYVTALYFTMTCMTSVGFGNVAAETDNEKVFTICMMIIAALLYATIFGHVTTIIQQMTSATAKYHDMLNNVREFMKLHEVPKALSERVMDYVVSTWAMTKGLDTEKVLNYCPKDMKADICVHLNRKVFNEHPAFRLASDGCLRALAMHFMMSHSAPGDLLYHTGESIDSLCFIVTGSLEVIQDDEVVAILGKGDVFGDQFWKDSAVGQSAANVRALTYCDLHAIKRDKLLEVLDFYSAFANSFARNLVLTYNLRHRLIFRKVADVKREKELAERRKNEPQLPQNQDHLVRKIFSKFRRTPQVQAGSKELVGSGQSDVEKGDGEVERTKKLPAKLTLTEDSRILTTAAVPSPSPSPSPSSGPPSARSTRASKWGRLLGSSSVDSASDTSAKVAVSRSLSARESLRESTAQARQSSTSSSNGGQGNKVFPKAPKLQASQATLARQDTIDEGGEVDSSPPSRDSRVVIDGGASIATTTTAPALPSTGGGSTGAVAATASGPKERNLALERERQIEMASSRATTSDTYDTGLRETPPTLAQRDLIATVLDMKVDVRLELQRMQQRIGRIEDLLGELVKRLAPQVAVSVPVAVAVDSGSGQTTPGDDICAGCGAGGGGASSITPTTTPVDTVITISTPTAVATLSTGATTSTGATTASAGAGAGSGLLNPSVQVVSSAGGNGLGPLMLKKRRSKSRKAPAPPKQTHGTAATTLTGSVSGSGSGSGTTSSAPASASVSVAASATSPTTTAAIELLHLRLLEEDFTAAQQLPTSVVTPTATTPPPAVTPTTTTAATTSAATTPTGSGRGVKREFL
- the LOC117793524 gene encoding potassium voltage-gated channel protein eag isoform X1, whose product is MPGGRRGLVAPQNTFLENIIRRSNSQPDSSFLLANAQIVDFPIVYCNESFCKISGYNRAEVMQKSCRYVCGFMYGELTDKETVGRLEYTLENQQQDQFEILLYKKNNIQCGCALSQFGKAQNQETPLWLLLQVAPIRNERDLVVLFLLTFRDITALKQPIDSEDTKGVLGLSKFAKLARSVTRSRQFSAHLPTLKDPTKQSNLAHMMSLSADIMPQYRQEAPKTPPHILLHYCAFKAIWDWVILCLTFYTAIMVPYNVAFKNKTSEDVSLLVVDSIVDVIFFIDIVLNFHTTFVGPGGEVVSDPKVIRMNYLKSWFIIDLLSCLPYDVFNAFDRDEDGIGSLFSALKVVRLLRLGRVVRKLDRYLEYGAAMLILLLCFYMLVAHWLACIWYSIGRSDADNGIQYSWLWKLANVTQSPYSYIWSNDTGPELVNGPSRKSMYVTALYFTMTCMTSVGFGNVAAETDNEKVFTICMMIIAALLYATIFGHVTTIIQQMTSATAKYHDMLNNVREFMKLHEVPKALSERVMDYVVSTWAMTKGLDTEKVLNYCPKDMKADICVHLNRKVFNEHPAFRLASDGCLRALAMHFMMSHSAPGDLLYHTGESIDSLCFIVTGSLEVIQDDEVVAILGKGDVFGDQFWKDSAVGQSAANVRALTYCDLHAIKRDKLLEVLDFYSAFANSFARNLVLTYNLRHRLIFRKVADVKREKELAERRKNEPQLPQNQDHLVRKIFSKFRRTPQVQAGSKELVGSGQSDVEKGDGEVERTKLPAKLTLTEDSRILTTAAVPSPSPSPSPSSGPPSARSTRASKWGRLLGSSSVDSASDTSAKVAVSRSLSARESLRESTAQARQSSTSSSNGGQGNKVFPKAPKLQASQATLARQDTIDEGGEVDSSPPSRDSRVVIDGGASIATTTTAPALPSTGGGSTGAVAATASGPKERNLALERERQIEMASSRATTSDTYDTGLRETPPTLAQRDLIATVLDMKVDVRLELQRMQQRIGRIEDLLGELVKRLAPQVAVSVPVAVAVDSGSGQTTPGDDICAGCGAGGGGASSITPTTTPVDTVITISTPTAVATLSTGATTSTGATTASAGAGAGSGLLNPSVQVVSSAGGNGLGPLMLKKRRSKSRKAPAPPKQTHGTAATTLTGSVSGSGSGSGTTSSAPASASVSVAASATSPTTTAAIELLHLRLLEEDFTAAQQLPTSVVTPTATTPPPAVTPTTTTAATTSAATTPTGSGRGVKREFL